One genomic segment of Acidihalobacter prosperus includes these proteins:
- a CDS encoding TonB-dependent receptor plug domain-containing protein gives MRHRCVFIGSAGLALLSTLQAAQAAGQPPVLVITPTRFEQPASDAVVPTRVIGRSQIEASGAATAAGVLRFYPGFDVVASGGPGQLTSVFLQGTNSNMVKVLVNGVPLNDSTSGGAPWADIPAADIERIEVVQGPLSTLWGSNAIGGVVNIITRQPAGVGGHLSAAAGGWGTRTGSLGVHAAGRHAAAGATVSGEHTAGTPPVAGLDQPAPYSNRTLSAYADAHAHGADLRADLWQSRGRGAYAVGYPPYSPLSLASQRYLHQTAALRAGLPLGGGWRLRGGVEQTRNTLNQDQPESYNPSAYDFAHSTRNALHAELAYAGGGVHWLFGASRARTHAASLSYGSAYNDYRRTDAGYAEWQQQFGAWRLTTAARRTDDSQFGGHDTWNVGLGYRLGADTTLDVSTGTGYRAPTFNDLYGYGGNPALKPETSRSVQADLSTAFGAAGRLHVSAYQQRIDDLIETVLVNPGTYRYQNRNVQQARIRGVTAGWFWRLAGFDAAVDATWQDPLNLTTGQRLLRRASHSYRARLAYDAGTWLLGSDWIWTGRRNDISGQTLDPYVLGNLSLRVHLSRALTLHASVDNLLNTYYVPAYYGTDIAYTAPTRSAMIGLRYDFGST, from the coding sequence ATGCGTCATCGTTGCGTTTTCATCGGCAGTGCCGGTCTGGCATTGCTGTCCACCCTGCAGGCCGCGCAGGCGGCCGGCCAGCCGCCGGTGCTGGTCATCACGCCTACCCGATTCGAGCAGCCGGCGAGCGATGCCGTGGTGCCGACGCGGGTCATCGGCCGCAGCCAGATCGAGGCCAGCGGTGCGGCCACCGCGGCCGGCGTGCTGCGTTTCTATCCGGGTTTCGACGTGGTGGCCAGCGGCGGCCCCGGGCAGCTCACCTCGGTATTCCTGCAGGGCACCAACAGCAACATGGTCAAGGTGCTGGTCAACGGCGTGCCGCTCAACGATTCGACCAGCGGCGGTGCGCCGTGGGCGGACATCCCTGCGGCCGACATCGAGCGCATCGAGGTGGTGCAGGGGCCGCTGTCGACGCTGTGGGGCTCCAATGCCATCGGCGGCGTGGTCAACATCATCACCCGCCAGCCGGCCGGGGTAGGCGGCCATCTGTCGGCCGCCGCCGGCGGCTGGGGCACGCGCACCGGCTCGCTCGGGGTGCACGCCGCCGGCCGCCATGCCGCCGCGGGCGCCACCGTCAGTGGCGAGCATACCGCCGGTACGCCGCCGGTCGCCGGTCTGGACCAGCCGGCGCCCTACAGCAACCGCACGCTGAGCGCCTATGCCGACGCGCACGCCCACGGCGCGGACCTGCGCGCCGACCTGTGGCAGAGCCGGGGGCGCGGCGCCTATGCCGTCGGCTACCCGCCATATTCGCCACTCTCGCTGGCCTCGCAGCGCTATCTGCACCAGACCGCCGCGCTGCGCGCCGGGCTGCCGCTGGGTGGTGGTTGGCGGCTCAGGGGCGGGGTCGAACAGACGCGCAACACGTTGAATCAGGACCAGCCCGAAAGCTATAACCCCTCGGCCTACGATTTCGCGCACAGCACCCGCAATGCCCTGCATGCCGAGCTTGCCTATGCGGGCGGCGGGGTCCACTGGCTGTTCGGCGCGAGCCGCGCGCGCACCCATGCCGCAAGCCTGAGCTACGGCTCGGCCTATAACGATTACCGTCGCACCGACGCCGGCTATGCCGAATGGCAGCAGCAGTTCGGTGCCTGGCGCCTGACCACGGCGGCGCGGCGCACGGACGACAGCCAGTTCGGCGGTCACGACACCTGGAACGTGGGACTGGGCTACCGCCTCGGCGCGGACACCACGCTCGATGTCTCCACGGGCACCGGCTATCGCGCGCCGACCTTCAACGATCTCTACGGCTACGGCGGCAATCCGGCGCTCAAGCCAGAGACCTCGCGCAGCGTGCAGGCGGATTTGAGCACGGCCTTCGGCGCGGCCGGAAGGTTGCACGTGTCGGCCTACCAGCAGCGTATCGACGACCTGATCGAGACGGTCCTGGTGAACCCCGGCACCTACCGCTACCAGAACCGCAACGTGCAGCAAGCGCGCATCCGCGGGGTGACTGCGGGCTGGTTCTGGCGCCTCGCCGGCTTCGACGCGGCGGTGGATGCGACCTGGCAGGATCCGCTCAATCTCACCACCGGCCAGCGCTTGTTGCGCCGCGCCTCGCACAGCTACCGCGCGCGCCTGGCCTACGACGCCGGCACCTGGCTGCTGGGCAGCGACTGGATCTGGACCGGTCGCCGCAACGACATCAGCGGCCAGACGCTGGACCCGTACGTGCTCGGCAACCTCAGCCTGCGCGTGCACCTCAGCCGTGCCCTGACCCTGCATGCCAGCGTCGACAACCTGCTCAACACCTACTATGTTCCGGCCTATTACGGCACCGACATCGCCTATACGGCGCCCA